The nucleotide window TTTCAGGCACCGGTAGTAATATGCAGGCCATTCAACAGGCCTGCGAAGATGAAAAACTAGCCGGTGAAGTGGTTGCGGTTATTTCCAATAAAGCCTCGGCTAAAGGCTTAGAGAAAGCCGCGGCTAAAGGCATTGATACCGAGGTATTGAGTCATAAAGAGTTTGACTCTCGCGAGGCTTATGACGCCGAACTGAAGTCGCTGATTGACAGTTACCAGCCCGATTTAGTTGTTCTGGCCGGCTTTATGCGCATTCTGACAGGTGGTTTTACACGCCATTATGAAGGCCGCATGTTCAATATTCACCCTTCCCTTCTGC belongs to Idiomarina sp. PL1-037 and includes:
- the purN gene encoding phosphoribosylglycinamide formyltransferase, whose amino-acid sequence is MKRIVVLISGTGSNMQAIQQACEDEKLAGEVVAVISNKASAKGLEKAAAKGIDTEVLSHKEFDSREAYDAELKSLIDSYQPDLVVLAGFMRILTGGFTRHYEGRMFNIHPSLLPKYKGVNTHQRALDAGDTEHGVSVHFVTEELDGGPVVLQAKVPIFDGDTVEEVQARVHEQEHRIYPLVVNWFCQDRLKLEGGRVTLDGEVLGAQGYAAE